A window of Pseudomonas mucidolens contains these coding sequences:
- the moaC gene encoding cyclic pyranopterin monophosphate synthase MoaC, whose amino-acid sequence MLTHLDSQGRAHMVDVTEKSVTFREAVAEARVRMLPETLQMIVDGAHPKGDVFAVARIAGIQAAKKTSDLIPLCHPLMLTGVKVELSAEGHDAVHIVARCKLSGQTGVEMEALTAASVAALTIYDMCKAVDRGMTIECIRLLEKLGGKSGHFKADAQ is encoded by the coding sequence GTGCTGACTCATCTCGATTCCCAAGGTCGCGCCCACATGGTCGACGTCACCGAAAAGTCCGTGACGTTCCGTGAAGCCGTGGCCGAAGCGCGGGTGCGCATGCTGCCCGAGACCCTGCAAATGATTGTCGACGGCGCCCATCCCAAGGGCGATGTGTTTGCCGTGGCACGGATCGCCGGGATCCAGGCGGCGAAAAAGACCAGTGACTTGATCCCGCTCTGCCACCCGCTGATGTTGACCGGCGTCAAGGTCGAACTCAGCGCCGAAGGCCATGATGCGGTGCATATCGTTGCCCGCTGCAAACTCTCCGGACAGACCGGTGTGGAGATGGAAGCGCTGACCGCCGCCAGCGTTGCCGCGTTGACTATCTACGACATGTGCAAGGCGGTAGATCGAGGCATGACCATCGAATGCATTCGCCTGCTGGAAAAACTCGGCGGCAAGAGCGGGCATTTCAAGGCGGATGCGCAATGA
- the moaD gene encoding molybdopterin converting factor subunit 1, whose product MSIQVLFFARYREALDLDSLEVEGEFATIDALRQDLLKDPAFAVLNESGLMCARNEELCALDEPLVDGDEVAFFPPVTGG is encoded by the coding sequence ATGAGTATTCAGGTGTTGTTTTTTGCCCGTTACCGGGAAGCGCTGGATTTGGACTCGCTGGAGGTCGAGGGCGAGTTCGCCACAATCGACGCTTTGCGCCAGGACTTGCTGAAGGATCCCGCGTTTGCGGTGCTCAACGAGAGCGGCTTGATGTGCGCCCGTAACGAAGAGCTGTGCGCGCTTGACGAGCCGCTGGTCGACGGCGATGAAGTGGCCTTTTTTCCTCCCGTGACTGGAGGTTGA
- the moaE gene encoding molybdopterin synthase catalytic subunit MoaE yields the protein MAIRVQAQPFDPGAEVNAMHAANVGVGAVVSFVGYVRDFNEGREVAGMFLEHYPGMTEKALGKIAVEAGQRWPLLKLEVLHRIGALEPGEPIVFVAAASAHRQAAFDACAFVMDYLKTRAPFWKKEQTAEGPRWVDGRDSDHAAADRWK from the coding sequence ATGGCCATCCGTGTGCAGGCCCAACCCTTCGACCCCGGCGCTGAAGTCAACGCCATGCACGCTGCCAACGTCGGTGTGGGCGCGGTCGTGAGCTTTGTCGGTTATGTGCGTGATTTCAATGAGGGCCGCGAGGTGGCGGGAATGTTCCTGGAACACTACCCGGGCATGACCGAGAAGGCCCTCGGCAAGATTGCTGTGGAGGCCGGGCAACGCTGGCCGCTGCTCAAGCTGGAAGTGCTGCACCGCATCGGCGCCCTTGAGCCGGGCGAGCCCATCGTGTTCGTGGCCGCTGCCAGCGCCCACCGCCAGGCAGCGTTTGATGCCTGCGCATTTGTCATGGACTACTTGAAGACGCGCGCGCCGTTCTGGAAGAAGGAACAGACAGCCGAAGGGCCGCGCTGGGTTGACGGCCGGGACAGCGACCATGCAGCAGCGGATCGCTGGAAATAG
- a CDS encoding NAD(P)/FAD-dependent oxidoreductase, whose protein sequence is MNQVDYIIIGGGIAGASAGYWLSQHARVIVLERESMLGYHSTGRSAALYIAAYGTPQVRALTLGSRAFFDHPPAEFAEHPLLTPRAELLVDFIGDPDELQRQYLSAKALVAQTRLLDVEQAMAMMPILRREKVHGALYDPTVCDIDTDALYQGYLRGIRRNGGVIYTDHDVQKLSRDPQGQWQVRTSQQRFCAPVIINAAGAWADHIAELAGAQKIGLQPKRRSAFVFAPPDGLDIHAWPELAALDGSFYMKPDAGMFLGSPANADPVAPHDVQPEELDIAMGIFQIEEATTLTIRRPTRTWAGLRSFVHDGDLVCGFDPQVEGLFWIAAQGGYGIQTSPAMGQASAALVRGEPLPNTLAGFGLTEALLSPKRLLQPHI, encoded by the coding sequence ATGAACCAGGTCGACTACATCATCATCGGTGGGGGCATCGCCGGTGCATCCGCCGGTTACTGGCTGTCGCAGCACGCCCGCGTGATCGTGCTGGAACGTGAGTCGATGCTGGGTTATCACTCAACCGGCCGTTCGGCCGCGCTGTACATCGCGGCCTATGGCACTCCGCAAGTCCGCGCCCTGACGCTGGGCAGCCGCGCCTTCTTTGATCATCCTCCCGCAGAATTTGCAGAACATCCGTTACTGACGCCCCGCGCCGAACTGCTGGTGGATTTTATCGGTGACCCTGACGAACTGCAGCGCCAATACCTGAGCGCCAAGGCGCTGGTCGCGCAAACCCGCTTGCTCGACGTCGAGCAAGCCATGGCCATGATGCCGATCCTGCGCCGTGAAAAAGTGCATGGCGCCCTCTACGATCCAACGGTCTGCGATATCGATACGGATGCGCTGTATCAAGGTTATCTGCGCGGCATCCGGCGCAACGGCGGCGTCATCTATACCGACCACGACGTCCAGAAGCTGAGCCGTGACCCGCAGGGCCAATGGCAGGTGCGCACCTCGCAGCAGCGCTTTTGTGCGCCGGTGATTATCAATGCGGCGGGCGCCTGGGCCGATCACATCGCAGAACTGGCCGGCGCCCAAAAAATCGGCTTGCAGCCCAAGCGCCGCAGCGCGTTTGTCTTCGCCCCGCCCGACGGACTGGATATACACGCCTGGCCGGAACTGGCCGCCCTCGACGGCTCGTTCTACATGAAGCCCGACGCCGGCATGTTCCTCGGCTCACCGGCCAATGCCGATCCGGTTGCGCCCCACGATGTGCAGCCTGAAGAACTGGATATCGCCATGGGCATCTTCCAGATAGAGGAAGCCACCACCCTGACCATCCGCCGCCCAACGCGGACGTGGGCGGGGTTGCGCAGCTTTGTCCACGATGGCGATTTGGTGTGTGGGTTTGATCCGCAGGTGGAAGGCTTGTTCTGGATTGCCGCGCAAGGTGGTTACGGGATTCAGACGTCACCGGCCATGGGCCAGGCGAGCGCGGCGTTAGTGCGCGGTGAACCGTTACCCAATACATTGGCCGGGTTTGGATTGACTGAAGCATTGCTGTCACCCAAACGCCTTCTCCAACCCCACATTTGA